A stretch of DNA from Leptolyngbyaceae cyanobacterium:
CCGCTCATTCCCGGCAAAGCTAAAGATGCGAGAGCACAGACTGTCCACATAGAGAACATTTTTCGCATTTTCTGACCGACCCCACCCATTTCATCTAGCATTAGAGTGTGAGTGCGATCGTAAGTTGCGCCCACCAGGAAGAACAGACTCGCTCCGATTAACCCGTGGGAAATCATTTGTAATATCGCACCGCTTAAGCCCAAGTTAGTAAATGAAGCAATCCCAATCGTGACAAATCCCATGTGGGAAATCGATGAATAGGCAATTTTCCGCTTCAAGTTTCGTTGGGCAAAAGATGTGAGAGCGGCATAGATAATGTTAACCACGCCCAAAATCACCAACATTGGTGCAAACACCACATGGGCGTCGGGCAGCATTCCCACGTTCATCCGAATTAAGGCATATCCACCCATTTTGAGGAGAATACCAGCCAGTAACATATGCACTGGCGCGGTAGCTTCCCCGTGAGCATCTGGTAGCCAAGTGTGGAGGGGAATAATCGGCAGTTTGACACCGTAGGCAATCAAGAAGGCGGCATACATCCACAATTGGAAATTGAGGGCATATTCTTTGGCAGCTAATGCCCTCATATCAAAAGTTACCGTATCGCCGTAAAATGCCATTGCCAGCCCTGCAATCAAGATAAACAGGGAACCGCCAGCCGTATACAAAATAAACTTAGTCGCCGCATACAAACGCCGCTTACCGCCCCAGATAGACAACAGCAGGTAAACCGGGATTAATTCCAGTTCCCACACTAGGAAAAACAGCAGCATATCTTGGACGGCAAACACGGCAATTTGTCCGCCGTACATTACCAGCATCAAAAAGTAAAACAGTTTTGGCTTTAAAGTAACTGGCCAAGCGGCTAAAGTGGCCAGAGTAGTCATAAAGCCTGTCAGGATGATCAGGGGCATCGATAGCCCATCGGCACCCAAAGACCAATTTAAGTCGATTTGGGGCAACCATGCGTAGCTTTCCGCCAGTTGCAAACCGGGTTCTGATAAATCGTACCCGGTGTAGAAAGCGTAGGAAATGAAAGCAAAATCAATCAGTCCGACGATTAAGGCATACCACCGTACTGTTTTCCCATCTTTATCCGGCAGTATCGGTATTAGCAGGGACGCCAGAACGGGAAACAGAATAATGGTGGTTAACCAAGGAAAATTAGTTGTGTTCATTGCCTCTCCCATTGAGATAGAGGGACTTCCAGAAAAATGGGTTTTGAGTTAAGTCCAGACAAGTTTTAGTGTTGCCCGTACTATTTTGGTTTGTAAAGTTACGTAAGTGTGAAGATTTACTGATTTAATTCCAAATGCCAAAAAAACAAGAAGGGTAAAGGATGAAAAGATTATTCATCCTTCACCCTTCTTCCTAGCCTAAGGGAAGGGCTAAACCTAGATCCTTCCTCAAAAGTGTTATGTTACGCCAAAGAAAATGACACCGATGAGAACGGCGGCAAATACGATCAAGGCGTAGAATTGAGCGCGTCCGGTTTCAAAATATTTCAGACCTTCGCCGCTTAATAGAGTCACTAAACCCGTTAAGTTAACTGCCCCATCGACTACTTTGAGGTCTACTTCCATGACAGCCCTAGCCAAGCGGCGGCTACCTAATACGAAAACGCGATCGTAAATTTCGTCAAAGTACCACTTGTTCTTAGACAGCTGGTAAAGACTGGGGATTTTAGCGGCAATGGCAGACGGATCGATTTTCCCCTGAAAGTACATCAAAGAAGACAAAGCGATCCCAATTAAAGAAATACCAACGGAACTACCAGCCATGAGCAGGAATTCTGTCAAGCTTTCATGACCTGCCTCTGCGGGAATCTCGGTGATTAATTCCGTGGCGGGATGGATAAATTCCTCAAAATAATTACCAAAAGGCGTTCCTACTAATCCAACGAAGATCGAAGGAATAGCCAATACGATCAGCGGCAGAGTCATCGTCAAGGGTGACTCGTGAGGAGATGCGCTGTGGTGATGACCCTCATGTGCTTCGTGGTCATCATGACCTCTGGCTTCTGCTACGGTCAATTCTTGGGGATTCATAGCTCCTGGCCCAAAAGCCAAACCACGCATCTGTAGCTGTTCGGCTTTGATTTGGTTGCGGGCATCTGCATCGTTACCTTTGAAATTACCTTCAAAGGTAGCGAAATAAAGGCGGAACATATAGAAAGCCGTGATCCCGGCGGTTAGCCAACCGATCCCCCACAATGCTGGATTAGCTTGGAAAGTAGCGCCCAAAATTTCATCTTTTGACCAAAATCCGGCAAAAGGAGGCACGCCGGAGATGGCTAAAGTGCCGATTAAAAAGGTAATTGCGGTGATGGGCATATATTTTCGCAAACCACCCATCATCCGGATATCTTGAGCATAAGCGGGGTCATGGCCGACCACCCCTTCCATACCGTGAATCACGGAACCGGAACCCAAGAATAGCATCGCTTTGAAATAAGCGTGGGTCATCAGGTGAAATAGTCCAGCGCTGTAAGCACCTACGCCCATTGCCATCACCATATAACCCAATTGAGACATGGTGGAATAAGCCAGACCTTTTTTAATGTCGTTTTGGGTAATTGCAGTTGTTGCGCCGACAAAAGCAGTGACCGCACCAGTCCATGCAATCACGGTCATCGAGGAGGGTACACCCTCAAATACCGGGTACATTCTGGCAATTAAGAATACCCCAGCCGCCACCATCGTTGCAGCGTGGATGAGGGCGGAGATGGGAGTCGGGCCTTCCATTGCATCGGGTAACCAAACGTGCAACGGCACTTGGGCAGATTTAGCTACTGGCCCCATAAATACTAAAATGGCAAACACTGCGGCCAGAGTCGAACTGAGGTAACCGGATTCTACAAAAGCTTGTAGGTGAGCGCCCATTACGTCAAATTCAAAACTACCGGTCGCCCAGTAAAGGCCCAATATGCCCAGCAGTAATCCAAAGTCTCCTACTCGGTTGGTGACAAATGCTTTTTGGCAGGCGTCTGCTGCCGCTTTCCGGTCATACCAAAACCCGATCAGCAGGTAAGAACACATACCGACGAGTTCCCAGAAAACATAGACTTGCACCAAGTTGGAGCTAACGACTAAGCCCAACATGGAGGAGCTAAATAAACTGAGGTAGGCGTAAAAGCGTACATAACCCGGGTCGTGAGCCATGTAGCCGTCGGTATAGATCATGACCAGGAAGGCTACTGTAGTCACGACTACTAACATCAGGGCTGTCAGATGGTCGATCGTATAGCCCATTTTGAGATGAAAATTACCTGCGGCTGCCCAGTCTAGGGTGTAGGTATAGGTTTCGTGACCTTGTAGTTGGCTCCAGAACAAAGCAAAGGATAAAACCATTGCTGCTCCCAAGAAGGAAACTACAAGCACGGCATTTAATTTTCGCAGTTGGTTAGTAAATTTATTCAGGGAAATCAGTCCAATACCGATGAGCGTTGCGGCTAACAAGGGCAGGACTGGTACTAGCCAAGCATATTGATAGATCGGTTCCATCACTAATGCCTATAAATTAAGTTCTTTACTCTTTTGGCAAAACTGTTAACAATTGTGACATACACCGGATTGGTTTATCTCACCCATCGGTTAGGCTCACTTTGATAAAAAATTGTCGCGATTTACTCATTGTGATTGGGAAATTAGGGGGATGAAGGTATGGAGGGAGAGGCAGATGGGGGATAAAGCGATGGGGTGATGGGAGAAAAAATTTTTTACTTTCTTAATAATTTTATTATTCCTAATTTTGATGGAGCGATCGAACGAGCTCGCAAAAATATCCCACCCAGGTGGATCTGGGTGGGATGGCAAAAATTTTTAGATGGGTTAAGCGATAAATTATGCGGAATAAGTTTGATATTCCATTGTTTGTAACCGCTGAAGTTGACGACGCTCTCCATAGCCGATCGATATAGACTCTAACGCCATCGATAGGTCATCCCGCCCTCGAAAATACTCTAAACGATGCTGGATATCACCGTCTTCAAACAAAATTAACGTGGGCAGGCTTTTGAGCCGATAAGTATGGGCCAATTTAAAATTATCATCGGCATTAATGCTGACGATTTTTACTTGTTCGCCCCATTTGGCTTGAAATTGAATCAATTGGGGGCCGATCATCCGACATAAACCACACCAGGGAGCCCAAAAGTGAACTAGTACTGGAATGGGAGATTTTAAAACTTCTTGTGTAAACGTCCGCTCGTTAACCGACAGCACCATGATTCCTCAAGTTATGGTTTATCAGGTTTTGATATGGAATTGGGATCATGTTACATCGATTCGGGATCGGTTGGCTCACTGATTTGATAGTTGTTAGAAATCAGGGAGACGGCAGAGAGAAAAGCAACGGGAGAAAGATGAAATTTTAAGCCACCAATCCCCGATTTTCCCGATCTTTGCCATCCTCCCGCCTGCTTACCAGTTGACTCTGGCTGTAGCGCTCAGTAGCAAGGGATGCGCCCACCAAAGTAGTAGCACGAAAATGGTGACACCGAGATAGGCAGGGCGAATAAATTCTTGCCAGACAAAAGTTTGCCGACCTTGGAAAATGGCGAGGAAGGGGATCGCGGAGGTACGAGCTTTGACAGCTTCAAATGCTTCTCCATATCTGGCTAGGAGGCGGCGATCCCCATGCCAAACACCAAATAGATGGTGCAGGATCAATCCAATGGAAGTGACGAGGGTAAAACTGGTGCCGATCCAAAGAGTGTGAGCGATACACCAAATAATTTGGCCCACCATTTGAGGATGTCTGGAAATGCGGACGATCCCGGTTTCGTAGAGATGAACGGCTGGTTTTTCGATCGCGGCAATTTCGAGCAAATTAAAAGTAGCTGGATAGAGAAATAGAAAAGAAATGGCTGATAGCACCCATACCAGGGATTTGACTCCGGGGATACCCTGTACTTGCCACAACTGCAATCCATCGTAACGATGGTTAAAAAAGTAAATAATCAGTACGACAGCTAGCGGTAAACTAACCAAGGCAAATAAAATACGGTA
This window harbors:
- the ndhD1 gene encoding photosynthetic/respiratory NAD(P)H-quinone oxidoreductase subunit D1, producing MGEAMNTTNFPWLTTIILFPVLASLLIPILPDKDGKTVRWYALIVGLIDFAFISYAFYTGYDLSEPGLQLAESYAWLPQIDLNWSLGADGLSMPLIILTGFMTTLATLAAWPVTLKPKLFYFLMLVMYGGQIAVFAVQDMLLFFLVWELELIPVYLLLSIWGGKRRLYAATKFILYTAGGSLFILIAGLAMAFYGDTVTFDMRALAAKEYALNFQLWMYAAFLIAYGVKLPIIPLHTWLPDAHGEATAPVHMLLAGILLKMGGYALIRMNVGMLPDAHVVFAPMLVILGVVNIIYAALTSFAQRNLKRKIAYSSISHMGFVTIGIASFTNLGLSGAILQMISHGLIGASLFFLVGATYDRTHTLMLDEMGGVGQKMRKMFSMWTVCALASLALPGMSGFVAELMVFIGFATSDAYSVGFRIVIVFLAGVGVILTPIYLLSMLREIFYGPENKELVEHEVLQDAEPREVFIIASLLVPIIGIGFYPKLVTQMYDATSQMFTAHSRAAMPGLVEKKAANDTLPIELNSGLKAPAIHS
- a CDS encoding NAD(P)H-quinone oxidoreductase subunit 5 produces the protein MEPIYQYAWLVPVLPLLAATLIGIGLISLNKFTNQLRKLNAVLVVSFLGAAMVLSFALFWSQLQGHETYTYTLDWAAAGNFHLKMGYTIDHLTALMLVVVTTVAFLVMIYTDGYMAHDPGYVRFYAYLSLFSSSMLGLVVSSNLVQVYVFWELVGMCSYLLIGFWYDRKAAADACQKAFVTNRVGDFGLLLGILGLYWATGSFEFDVMGAHLQAFVESGYLSSTLAAVFAILVFMGPVAKSAQVPLHVWLPDAMEGPTPISALIHAATMVAAGVFLIARMYPVFEGVPSSMTVIAWTGAVTAFVGATTAITQNDIKKGLAYSTMSQLGYMVMAMGVGAYSAGLFHLMTHAYFKAMLFLGSGSVIHGMEGVVGHDPAYAQDIRMMGGLRKYMPITAITFLIGTLAISGVPPFAGFWSKDEILGATFQANPALWGIGWLTAGITAFYMFRLYFATFEGNFKGNDADARNQIKAEQLQMRGLAFGPGAMNPQELTVAEARGHDDHEAHEGHHHSASPHESPLTMTLPLIVLAIPSIFVGLVGTPFGNYFEEFIHPATELITEIPAEAGHESLTEFLLMAGSSVGISLIGIALSSLMYFQGKIDPSAIAAKIPSLYQLSKNKWYFDEIYDRVFVLGSRRLARAVMEVDLKVVDGAVNLTGLVTLLSGEGLKYFETGRAQFYALIVFAAVLIGVIFFGVT
- a CDS encoding thioredoxin domain-containing protein; the protein is MVLSVNERTFTQEVLKSPIPVLVHFWAPWCGLCRMIGPQLIQFQAKWGEQVKIVSINADDNFKLAHTYRLKSLPTLILFEDGDIQHRLEYFRGRDDLSMALESISIGYGERRQLQRLQTMEYQTYSA
- a CDS encoding NnrU family protein, which gives rise to MVSFAWLTASHFTILGLLLGFAIAHSGLASLRPRGEKLIGPRAYRILFALVSLPLAVVLIIYFFNHRYDGLQLWQVQGIPGVKSLVWVLSAISFLFLYPATFNLLEIAAIEKPAVHLYETGIVRISRHPQMVGQIIWCIAHTLWIGTSFTLVTSIGLILHHLFGVWHGDRRLLARYGEAFEAVKARTSAIPFLAIFQGRQTFVWQEFIRPAYLGVTIFVLLLWWAHPLLLSATARVNW